One region of Desulfobacterales bacterium genomic DNA includes:
- a CDS encoding glycosyltransferase family 4 protein — MKTYGGGSKPSIAVYSVSPVALMEMGGVKAMGMPSIMAFHRELGRKGFDVTYLQIGGDPQNDLDQWFDGLRVKKMPHWTLPRILRKSRIFSKFLGLPLLVISAFWPMFLFLRAEKERHNGRVVIYGHLAPGAILASLLSMTMRVPNVSRLYGTLLPYHFGISEQYPVGKLRRYLNLLRYYDETLAFLMPSSAHVITDDGTLGDRLFRALRGPDKRLEFVRNGLDIDWKGVLEDGADPSITERYFENGWPLVVSAGRMIAWKRFDRTVEIAARLREKGVNVNFLILGRGDEEPRIQEMIRQRGLEDRVKIKNNTPHSEMPAFLMAADVVLLTQDYTNLSNTLLESLALERPVVVLDVGGTSMVANDGYNCLTISLANVHEEAAAAIVRILESTELRYQLREGCRDWKGEGAYSWEKRTEVEVNLIKSLLNNENYRCST; from the coding sequence ATGAAAACTTATGGAGGAGGATCAAAGCCCTCGATTGCAGTGTATTCTGTCTCTCCCGTGGCCTTGATGGAAATGGGTGGTGTTAAGGCCATGGGGATGCCATCGATTATGGCGTTTCATCGCGAGCTCGGGCGGAAAGGGTTTGATGTCACCTATCTGCAGATCGGAGGTGACCCCCAAAATGACCTTGATCAGTGGTTCGATGGCCTTCGGGTTAAGAAAATGCCCCACTGGACTTTGCCGAGAATACTGCGGAAATCGCGAATATTCTCCAAGTTCCTTGGCCTGCCTCTTTTGGTGATTTCGGCCTTCTGGCCTATGTTCCTATTTCTCCGCGCCGAAAAGGAGCGGCACAACGGACGAGTGGTGATATACGGGCACTTGGCACCGGGGGCAATCTTGGCGAGTTTGCTTTCGATGACTATGCGGGTACCTAATGTTTCGCGGTTGTATGGCACATTACTGCCTTATCATTTTGGCATTAGTGAGCAGTATCCAGTTGGTAAACTTCGACGCTATTTAAATTTGCTTCGGTATTATGACGAAACACTTGCTTTCTTGATGCCTTCAAGTGCGCACGTGATCACGGATGACGGAACACTGGGCGATCGGTTGTTTCGGGCTCTAAGGGGGCCCGACAAACGCTTGGAGTTTGTCCGCAATGGACTGGATATCGATTGGAAAGGGGTCCTGGAGGATGGGGCGGATCCTTCGATCACTGAACGCTACTTTGAAAATGGCTGGCCGCTTGTGGTTTCGGCAGGTCGGATGATCGCTTGGAAGCGCTTCGACCGAACTGTGGAAATAGCCGCAAGGCTGCGAGAAAAAGGAGTAAATGTCAACTTCTTGATTCTTGGTCGGGGCGACGAAGAACCGCGGATTCAGGAGATGATTCGGCAACGAGGTTTAGAAGATCGGGTAAAAATCAAGAACAACACACCCCACTCTGAAATGCCCGCGTTCCTTATGGCGGCTGATGTCGTATTGTTGACACAGGATTACACAAATCTTTCTAATACGCTGTTGGAATCGCTTGCGTTGGAGCGGCCGGTTGTCGTTTTGGACGTTGGCGGCACCAGTATGGTTGCAAACGACGGATACAATTGCCTGACGATTTCTTTAGCAAATGTGCATGAGGAAGCGGCCGCTGCCATCGTCCGAATATTGGAGTCGACCGAATTGCGCTATCAATTGCGGGAGGGATGTCGTGACTGGAAAGGCGAAGGGGCGTATTCCTGGGAAAAGAGAACTGAGGTCGAAGTCAATCTTATTAAATCTCTTTTGAATAACGAAAATTATAGATGTTCCACATAA
- a CDS encoding class I SAM-dependent methyltransferase, translating into MRKWLDTQLTEYSCNLCGLQSDRFIFERIDGLRVVQCKECGLVYLNPRPKDDLIPTQYDCNYILSRSSIGDMLTASKGRLLVLKENGISSFGKALEVGCSTGEFCQYVHNRGVDVTGIDISGSAIKIARSRYKTIPFYVGTIDNIISEESYEALFAFEVIEHVHDPDMFFKKASDLLEKNGFLCITTPSFECAEFVGFDNWVGFSMSFEHLYFFSSTTIGKYAAKHGMQVVCTLYGGGKGLNSHMCNQYTIKEMSKYLLKSMHLLESVRRIKRIMQLTLPIKHDYQSKEIRHNLLMILQKQ; encoded by the coding sequence TTGAGAAAATGGCTTGACACTCAACTAACTGAGTACAGCTGCAATCTCTGCGGCTTACAAAGCGATAGATTTATATTCGAGAGAATTGATGGACTTCGAGTAGTCCAATGTAAGGAGTGTGGACTTGTATATTTGAATCCTAGGCCCAAGGATGATCTAATTCCAACTCAATATGATTGTAATTACATCTTATCTCGATCATCCATTGGCGATATGCTTACTGCTTCAAAAGGAAGGCTACTTGTCCTCAAAGAGAATGGCATATCTTCCTTTGGAAAAGCACTGGAAGTCGGCTGTTCAACTGGTGAATTCTGCCAGTATGTCCATAACAGGGGGGTGGATGTAACTGGGATTGATATTTCAGGATCTGCCATTAAAATAGCGCGATCCCGGTATAAGACAATTCCTTTTTATGTTGGGACAATTGATAATATCATTTCGGAAGAAAGTTACGAGGCATTGTTTGCCTTTGAGGTTATCGAACACGTCCACGACCCTGACATGTTTTTTAAGAAAGCCTCTGACCTTCTCGAAAAGAATGGTTTTCTTTGTATTACAACGCCCAGTTTTGAATGCGCTGAGTTTGTTGGATTTGATAACTGGGTTGGTTTCTCCATGAGCTTTGAACATTTATATTTTTTTTCAAGCACTACAATCGGCAAGTACGCTGCTAAACATGGAATGCAAGTTGTTTGTACGCTTTATGGAGGGGGCAAAGGCCTTAATAGCCATATGTGTAATCAGTATACAATAAAAGAGATGAGCAAGTATTTACTAAAATCGATGCATTTGCTTGAATCCGTGCGGAGGATCAAGCGCATTATGCAATTAACGCTGCCAATTAAACATGATTATCAATCGAAAGAAATAAGACACAATTTGCTAATGATTCTCCAAAAACAATGA